A stretch of the Narcine bancroftii isolate sNarBan1 chromosome 14, sNarBan1.hap1, whole genome shotgun sequence genome encodes the following:
- the LOC138749806 gene encoding transient receptor potential cation channel subfamily V member 3-like isoform X2 codes for MDDNLRLLLQHDQPDGSNEAQFNPSLMYNLGVQLSYSVADGNMENFNKLLYIIQVTRMKLTEPWFSELKTGKTCLMKALLNLNDNTKEIVRELIATAENNDCLNQLINAEYIDKDYKGQTALHIAIERRCQDIVCLLLEKGADVNVRATGQFFKMSRKRRGFYFGELPLALAACTNQPETVSLLMSKPGTKVGGQDSEGNTVLHALVTVADDTEDNTKFVTEMYNKILIENKGPNLEEVRNMKGLTPLQLAAKLGKFEIFRNILTREIKDKQHSKLSRKVTDWAYGPVSSSLYDITGVDTTNNKSVLNLVVFNTKIQNRHQLLSVEPLNTLLQQKWEKFAAYMFIASFLSYILYIATFTTIYYDQSQTYETNATTTSWRLSGQVFTLLWACVLFLLEIIMITQLRLADLQSVVTDAWFHILFFFQAGLVAFSAFLSWMGMDFQRATLMGALAVGWINVLYYTRGFESLGIYSVMLQKILVSDVVHFLFVYLLFLIGFSTALASLIQRCHNNERCSSFDSFNLAMLELFKLTIGLGDLEIQSQALYPELFLFILVLYVVLTFILLLNMLIALMGDTVGNLSKDSKNIWKLQRARTILNLEKYLPKFLKDKFQMGIELHGKRYISKNTMLEKLSWSVDFM; via the exons ATGGATGACAACCTGAGGTTACTGCTGCAGCATGACCAGCCCGATGGAAGCAATGAAGCCCAATTCAACCCGAG TTTGATGTACAACCTGGGGGTTCAGCTGTCCTACTCCGTGGCTGATGGAAACATGGAAAACTTCAACAAACTGCTCTACATCATTCAGGTCACCAGGATGAAGCTCACCGAGCCTTGGTTTTCAG AACTGAAGACAGGGAAGACCTGCCTGATGAAAGCCTTACTGAACCTCAACGACAATACAAAGGAAATCGTGAGGGAGCTGATTGCGACAGCAGAGAACAATGATTGTTTAAACCAACTGATTAATGCTGAGTACATTGACAAAGATTACAAAG GTCAAACCGCCCTGCACATCGCCATCGAGAGGCGCTGCCAGGACATcgtgtgcctcctgctggaaaAGGGGGCTGACGTCAATGTCAGGGCCACTGGCCAGTTCTTCAAAATGAGCAGAAAGCGACGGGGCTTTTATTTTG GTGAACTGCCGCTGGCCCTGGCTGCCTGCACCAACCAGCCCGAGACAGTGTCACTTCTCATGTCCAAGCCAGGAACCAAGGTTGGGGGACAGGATTCCGAGGGGAACACCGTGCTCCATGCACTGGTCACCGTGGCTGATGATACCGAGGATAACACCAAGTTTGTAACGGAAATGTACAACAAGATCCTGATTGAAAACAAAGGGCCCAATCTGGAAGAGGTCAGGAATATGAAAGGGCTGACCCCACTGCAGCTCGCTGCCAAACTTGGAAAGTTTGAG ATATTCCGAAATATTCTCACCAGAGAGATAAAAGACAAGCAGCACAGCAAACTTTCCAGGAAAGTGACGGATTGGGCTTACGGCCCGGTGTCCTCCTCGCTCTATGACATCACAGGAGTGGATACCACCAACAACAAATCTGTTCTGAATCTTGTGGTATTTAACACCAAAATCCAG AACCGCCACCAGTTGCTGTCCGTGGAGCCTCTGAACACCCTGCTccagcagaaatgggagaaatttgCAGCCTACATGTTCATCGCTAGCTTCTTGTCGTACATCCTGTACATTGCCACTTTCACCACTATTTATTACGACCAATCACAAACATACGAG ACTAATGCAACAACCACGTCATGGCGTTTGAGTGGACAGGTGTTCACTCTATTGTGGGcttgtgttttatttttgttggaa ATCATAATGATCACCCAGCTGCGACTTGCAGACCTCCAGTCAGTGGTGACCGATGCCTGGTTCCACATCCTGTT CTTTTTCCAAGCTGGCCTGGTTGCTTTCTCCGCCTTTTTGTCCTGGATGGGAATGGACTTCCAGCGAGCGACCCTGATGGGAGCCCTGGCGGTTGGCTGGATTAATGTCCTCTACTACACCCGGGGATTCGAAAGCCTGGGAATCTACAGCGTCATGCTGCAAAAG ATCTTGGTAAGCGACGTGGTTCATTTCTTATTCGTGTATCTGCTGTTTCTCATCGGCTTCTCTACAG CTCTTGCCTCTCTGATTCAGAGATGCCACAACAATGAAAGGTGTAGCTCATTTGACTCCTTCAACTTGGCCATGCTGGAACTCTTCAAGCTCACCATCGGCCTgggggatctggaaatacagagcCAGGCCCTTTACCCAGAGCTCTTCCTCTTCATCCTGGTACTGTATGTCGTTCTGACCTTCATCCTACTGCTCAACATGCTGATTGCACTGATGGGTGACACGGTGGGGAACCTCTCCAAAGACAGCAAGAACATCTGGAAACTTCAG CGAGCGAGAACCATTCtgaatttggagaaatatttgcCAAAGTTTCTGAAGGACAAATTTCAAATGGGAATCGAGCTCCACGGCAAAAGATACATCAG Taagaacacgatgctggagaaactcagctggtcagtggactttatgtag
- the LOC138749806 gene encoding transient receptor potential cation channel subfamily V member 3-like isoform X1 — translation MDDNLRLLLQHDQPDGSNEAQFNPSLMYNLGVQLSYSVADGNMENFNKLLYIIQVTRMKLTEPWFSELKTGKTCLMKALLNLNDNTKEIVRELIATAENNDCLNQLINAEYIDKDYKGQTALHIAIERRCQDIVCLLLEKGADVNVRATGQFFKMSRKRRGFYFGELPLALAACTNQPETVSLLMSKPGTKVGGQDSEGNTVLHALVTVADDTEDNTKFVTEMYNKILIENKGPNLEEVRNMKGLTPLQLAAKLGKFEIFRNILTREIKDKQHSKLSRKVTDWAYGPVSSSLYDITGVDTTNNKSVLNLVVFNTKIQNRHQLLSVEPLNTLLQQKWEKFAAYMFIASFLSYILYIATFTTIYYDQSQTYETNATTTSWRLSGQVFTLLWACVLFLLEIIMITQLRLADLQSVVTDAWFHILFFFQAGLVAFSAFLSWMGMDFQRATLMGALAVGWINVLYYTRGFESLGIYSVMLQKILVSDVVHFLFVYLLFLIGFSTALASLIQRCHNNERCSSFDSFNLAMLELFKLTIGLGDLEIQSQALYPELFLFILVLYVVLTFILLLNMLIALMGDTVGNLSKDSKNIWKLQRARTILNLEKYLPKFLKDKFQMGIELHGKRYIRINEVNWTKWSTSVARIHEDPGEEEEEDSTERSTDEADSSLLPPGERAQKKGFWMRKRWNVQSTAKHRVRRHMFRNAHRREMDAMTEQCEPPNLEAVECQEVGDDRPSGDTLI, via the exons ATGGATGACAACCTGAGGTTACTGCTGCAGCATGACCAGCCCGATGGAAGCAATGAAGCCCAATTCAACCCGAG TTTGATGTACAACCTGGGGGTTCAGCTGTCCTACTCCGTGGCTGATGGAAACATGGAAAACTTCAACAAACTGCTCTACATCATTCAGGTCACCAGGATGAAGCTCACCGAGCCTTGGTTTTCAG AACTGAAGACAGGGAAGACCTGCCTGATGAAAGCCTTACTGAACCTCAACGACAATACAAAGGAAATCGTGAGGGAGCTGATTGCGACAGCAGAGAACAATGATTGTTTAAACCAACTGATTAATGCTGAGTACATTGACAAAGATTACAAAG GTCAAACCGCCCTGCACATCGCCATCGAGAGGCGCTGCCAGGACATcgtgtgcctcctgctggaaaAGGGGGCTGACGTCAATGTCAGGGCCACTGGCCAGTTCTTCAAAATGAGCAGAAAGCGACGGGGCTTTTATTTTG GTGAACTGCCGCTGGCCCTGGCTGCCTGCACCAACCAGCCCGAGACAGTGTCACTTCTCATGTCCAAGCCAGGAACCAAGGTTGGGGGACAGGATTCCGAGGGGAACACCGTGCTCCATGCACTGGTCACCGTGGCTGATGATACCGAGGATAACACCAAGTTTGTAACGGAAATGTACAACAAGATCCTGATTGAAAACAAAGGGCCCAATCTGGAAGAGGTCAGGAATATGAAAGGGCTGACCCCACTGCAGCTCGCTGCCAAACTTGGAAAGTTTGAG ATATTCCGAAATATTCTCACCAGAGAGATAAAAGACAAGCAGCACAGCAAACTTTCCAGGAAAGTGACGGATTGGGCTTACGGCCCGGTGTCCTCCTCGCTCTATGACATCACAGGAGTGGATACCACCAACAACAAATCTGTTCTGAATCTTGTGGTATTTAACACCAAAATCCAG AACCGCCACCAGTTGCTGTCCGTGGAGCCTCTGAACACCCTGCTccagcagaaatgggagaaatttgCAGCCTACATGTTCATCGCTAGCTTCTTGTCGTACATCCTGTACATTGCCACTTTCACCACTATTTATTACGACCAATCACAAACATACGAG ACTAATGCAACAACCACGTCATGGCGTTTGAGTGGACAGGTGTTCACTCTATTGTGGGcttgtgttttatttttgttggaa ATCATAATGATCACCCAGCTGCGACTTGCAGACCTCCAGTCAGTGGTGACCGATGCCTGGTTCCACATCCTGTT CTTTTTCCAAGCTGGCCTGGTTGCTTTCTCCGCCTTTTTGTCCTGGATGGGAATGGACTTCCAGCGAGCGACCCTGATGGGAGCCCTGGCGGTTGGCTGGATTAATGTCCTCTACTACACCCGGGGATTCGAAAGCCTGGGAATCTACAGCGTCATGCTGCAAAAG ATCTTGGTAAGCGACGTGGTTCATTTCTTATTCGTGTATCTGCTGTTTCTCATCGGCTTCTCTACAG CTCTTGCCTCTCTGATTCAGAGATGCCACAACAATGAAAGGTGTAGCTCATTTGACTCCTTCAACTTGGCCATGCTGGAACTCTTCAAGCTCACCATCGGCCTgggggatctggaaatacagagcCAGGCCCTTTACCCAGAGCTCTTCCTCTTCATCCTGGTACTGTATGTCGTTCTGACCTTCATCCTACTGCTCAACATGCTGATTGCACTGATGGGTGACACGGTGGGGAACCTCTCCAAAGACAGCAAGAACATCTGGAAACTTCAG CGAGCGAGAACCATTCtgaatttggagaaatatttgcCAAAGTTTCTGAAGGACAAATTTCAAATGGGAATCGAGCTCCACGGCAAAAGATACATCAG GATCAATGAAGTGAACTGGACCAAGTGGAGCACAAGTGTAGCTCGCATCCACGAAGACCCAGGCGAAGAGGAAGAAG AAGATTCCACTGAGAGAAGCACAGATGAAGCAGATAGCAGTTTGTTACCACCAGGTGAACGAGCTCAGAAGAAAGGATTCTGGATGAGGAAAAGATGGAATGTGCAGTCCACCGCGAAACATAGAGTGAGAAGGCACATGTTCAGGAATGCACACCGACGAGAAATGGATGCAATGACAGAGCAATGTGAACCCCCGAATTTAGAAGCTGTGGAATGCCAGGAAGTGGGCGATGACAGACCCAGTGGAGACACGTTGATTTAG